TCATCTGCGATGTGTTCGAGAGCCTGATCAAAAATCAATCGTTTGTCGGAATTTCCAGCGATTACATTCATTGCAGATTTCATGGCACTATGTGATGCTCTGATGGCTTTGCGTTCTTCTTCCTTAAGTTTAACTTGATCTCGGGTATCTGCCAATAGGATTTCAGAATTTTGATACATTTTGGTCAATACCCTGCTCAAAATATCCATTTTACTCAGCAAATGATTGTACTTTTCATTGGTTTCCTGCAATCTTGCAGCCTTTCTGGTTGCAAGCACCATTTGAGCTTCTTGATTTTGGTTTCTGGCCACCTGCGCCATCCTGAGCTGATTTTCTATTTCTTTAGAATTGTCAGTCACGTTGCGTTGCAACTTGCTAATTTGGCCTTTCAGTATTCCAATCTGTTTACTCATTTTACTTAGATTATTTTCCAAGTCATCCACATAATTTTTTAGGATTCCAATTGGATCAATGGTAACAAATATGCCAGTTATCCACCGCATAATACTTTTGTACATATACCCGATCAAAGTTCTCATTCTAGGATCAATGATCATATAGAGCAATGCCCCTAAAACAAGTAGCATACCAACCAGATATATTACATTTTGAGCCAAGGTCAAAAGAATAGGCAAGAATTTATACAACAAAGCTCCTGCTCCTATGACAATACCCAAAAGCACAACTGTCCCTGTGACTCCTTCTGGTCTTCCCCAAAATGACTTTGGCTTTTCTAAGCCCGGACCAGGCGATACTGAATTTGACATAATGTAAATTTAAAGTGAGAAAATTATTTTTCCAATGTTTGAATATCTTTTGAGATTAGATCCTTTATGACCGATACTGTATTTTCAAAAAGTTGTCTTTTTTCATCAATAAATGATTGTCCTTCTTGAATATCCTTTTCCAATTCTGATACCTTTGATTTCAGTTCATCAATTTCCATATACAATTGCTCAATCATCTTTTTCTTGTTTTCCAAACTTTCACCTGCCTGTATTCTTTCGGACATTAACTTTTCTACCCTTAAAGAATATTGGGATTGAAGCGCAATATTAAATTTATCCTGTTCTTTGGTCAACAATTCGATAAAATGCTTGGCAGATTGAAGAATCTCCTCTTTCTCAACTCCCATTGTTTTGGCTGTTGTCAGTGTTGATATTCTTGCCATTTCCGGATCCATTTTCAGGCCTAACAAGCCTTGTATTGCTTGTCTATATTTAACATAATCAAATTTGGTATTGGATTGTCGAAAAATTTCATCTCCAAGCACCCGTGCACTTGGGGCATGAATTCCTTCATTATTTAACGAGAACATTTCTTCCAGCATATCATCCTTTTAGCAAGCAATGCAAATATCGCGCAAAATTGAGTATTTTGTAAAATTGGGGTAAATTAATCTACAGAATCTCTAAATTTGAAGACTAAATATCATTAAATGAAGTCAACATCCGGCAAATAGGGATACCTCATCAAAAACTGGATTGCCTTTTCCAATTCAATACCTTCAAACAATACACTGTAAATCATCTGGATGATCGGTACCCGAATCTGATAATTCTTGGCCAACTGATGAGCAATTCTCGTGGTCCTTAGTCCTTCTATCGTCTCATCCATGGACGAGATTATTTGTTCCATTGTTTCACCTTTACTAAATCGGAACCCAAATTGAAAATTCCTGCTATTCTCACTGGTAGCGGTAGCAATCAAATCACCAATCCCCGCAGTCCCCAAAAATGACCTGTGGGTAGCACCCATCGCTCTTCCCAATTCAATCATTTCGCGCAATCCCCTGGTAATCAACATAGCTTGAATGTTTTTTCCCAGTCCTTTCCCAAAGAGCATCCCGGCGGCAAGCGCAATAATGTTTTTCAAAGCACCTGCCATTTCTGCACCCACTAAGTCATAAGATCCAAATACAAAAAAGTATTTACTGGACAGATATTCAGATCCCACTTTGATTACTTCATCGAATTCACTGGCTATAACACATGCAGTAGGTTGACCCTGAAGTATTTCTTTGTATAAATTGGGCCCTGCCAAGCAACCGACCCTGGATACACAGGATTCTTGTCGAATCACCTCACTCATCGTGTGTATATCTTTTCTTGAAATATTGATTTTGGCTAAATCCTTGATGTTAATTTTAGAAAGATCCAGCCCTTTTGTCCCATGTATCAAAATATGGCCCGGGTTTAAATGGGGTCCCAAACTCTGCATCGTCTCTCTAAATTTTTCGGACGGAACGATTGGAAAAATCAAATTACATTGGCTTGTAATCTCCTCAAGATCAGATGTTGCCTTAATTCTAGGAGATAGTTTTATACCGAAATGGGCTCCTTCATTGTTTATTTTATTTACAACTTCCTGTCTTCGAGTATAAACCAACACATCTGAATTGTGCGCCAATAAAGTTGAGACAGTTGTGCCAAAACTGCCTGCGCCAATCACTCCTGCTTTGTTTTTATTTGTAGAATGCATTTCGAATAAGGATCGCGAAAGTAGGGCAATTTAAACTATTTTTCAAACAAATCACAAGCAGAAACCCCCAAACAATACCCCTAAATGGATAAAATCTGTTAATTTTGGCCTTATAAGGCAATTAGAATAAAAATGTTTAAAACACGCTTGAACCTCCACCGTTCCAAATTTTGGTGTACAATTTATATTTTTTTAATCAGTTTTTCAGTTTTTCATACTGCTTGCCGCAAAAAAAATGCCGAGTGGGAAAGTGAGTGGGCCGTTCCATTGGTTAAAACCCAGTTAAAACTTTCAGATTTACTTCCTTCAGATATCCTAAGTTCTGACTCTTCCGGCTTACATCAATTTGTTTTTAAATCCTCACTTTTCAATTTAAATGTGGATTCCCTGTTTGTCTTACCAGACACTGTAAGGACAAGAAGTTTTACCATAGACTCGCTTTCACTATATGACGCAAGCACCATTTTTCCAATTACTTTGGGTGAAATATGCAGACAAGCCGGAATTCTTGGATTGTTGATTATAAGTAATCAGGGAAACATGGTTCCTGTAGGTCCCATACCATCTTTCAATACACCTGCTTTTGAAATTAGTGCTGACACCATATTTACCTCAATGACATTGGATGAAGGCACCATGGAAATTAGCTTCAAAAATGAATTGCCGATCGATATTACGGATGTCCAATTTGAATTGAAAAATAAGTCCCACAATGCAATCATTGTCTCAGGAACTTTTCCACTCATTAAATCCAAGGAAAAGGTGAGTCAATCTTTTTCATTGGCTGGGAAAACGGTTGAAGGTAAAATCAATGCCCAGATTATAAGCTTTGCATCACCTGGAAGTAATGGCATGCCTGTCCTAATTGATACTGCGAATGCAATTGTTACAGAGATAAGGGTGTTTAATCTTCGTCCGAATTCTGCAACCGCAATTTGGCCTGCGCAAAATTTAGTCAATACCCAACAAGATTTTAATATCAGGGGATTGCATGTATTATTAAAAGAAGCATTGATTAAAAGTGGTGCCATTCGGTTTAGAATGAAGAGTTCCATTCCAGATAGTGTGCGATTTACTTATACCTTGCCTGCAGCAATCAAGGATGGAAAATCTTTTGAAATTCATACAACACTTCCACCTGCTGAACCTGGACAGTTTTCTGAATTTCTGCGGGACTACGATTTTACTGGTTATACTTTGGATATGAGCGGAGTTTCCAAAGATACATTTAACGCTGCTTACAATACTTATCTGGTTAGAATTGACTCTTCGGGAATAATGAAGACTTTTTCAAAATCAGACATATTTATACTCGAACTTGGCTTTGTTGGAATTCGACCATCTTATGCCAGAGGTTATTTGACCACTGACACTTTCCGCATTGAGAAGCAAACTACAAACATTGATGTTTTTAAAGAACTTTCGGGAAAAATTAATTTTGACAATGCTCATCTGGAATTATCGATTGAAAACAACATTGGGGCAGATGCTTCGATCACACTGCACCAATTGGTATCTAGCAATACAAATACAGGATTGATCGCTACACTAGATGGAGATTCCGTTTATATGTCACATAACATCCCAAGAGCATCAGATCAAGGTGGAATGCTGCCAGTGTCTCCGGGTAGATATTCGATAAATATATCCAATGAAAATTCCAATATTACAGAACTCATTAATCTATTGCCCGACCAATTGGAGTACTCTGTTGACATAATAACAAATCCAAATGGAAACATCAGTGATTTTAATGATTTTATTTACGATGGCAAACTTTTGAATCTAGATTTGGAAGTTGCCATTCCATTGTCGATCAATGCTGAAGGCTTAACCCTGGTCAAAACAATGGACCTTGATTTATACAATCAGAATTTTGATGAAATCATTTCTGGCAAATTACATTTTCTATTTACAAATTGGTTTCCATTTGAGTGCCAGATTGTCATGCACCTCCTAAACGATGATGGATCAGAGGGAATTTCTCTCATTGACTCTGGCCAAAGAATACAATCTGCTAAATCAGATTCTTCCGGCAAAGTGATTCAACCAGAAGAATCTTTAATTTCCATACCATTGGATAGTGACCTAATTAAAAGACTTTCAAAAAATTCTAAAATCAAAGTAAAGACCAATTTTAGCACAAAACCAATAGACACATTGGTAAAAATATACGATAGTTATTTTATGGATCTTAAAGTTACTGGTGAGTTTAATTATTTGAATAAATGAAAATAGCTTCATTCTCCGTTTTTATCCTGTTCAGTTTCCAATTTGTCTTCGCCCAGAGTTCAACGCTTTTTAATTCAGAAGCAGTTTTAGATTTAGATGATCGCTCCAATATACAATTGTATTTAGGTGGAATGACCGGATCAAAAACTTTGACCAATCAATTTGGCAAAAATTTTTTCATAGGAAGCAAATTAGACAAAGACCTAATCAACAATCAGTATCGCAAATTGGAAAATAATAATCAACTGTGCTACATTGTACCGGCTTATTTGCGCTTTAACCTATACAACTCAAATTTTAAGTATTTTAACTCATTAAGGCTTGAATTCGCTTCCATGTATTATAATGACATCACATTTGATAAGAATTTGTTTGGCCTATATTTTTTAGGTAACAAACCATTTCTAAACACTACTTTGGGAATATCAGCCACATCGACCAATTACACTTACCATGTTCTCAAATTAGGATCAGCATACAGGAAAGGCATCTTTGAAGTTAAGTACAATCTTGGTTTAGTCTCCGGTCAAAATCTGGCAACGAATGAAATTGTAAATAGTCGAGTTACAACTTCCGGATTAGGAGAAAGTATTGATTTAAATTTAAATTATCAATCGACTCACTTAACCAACGGATTAAACAAAAGTAATTTGTTTAATGGAATTGGAGTTGCGCTGGATCTTGGTCTAAGTTTAAAATATGCCAACGGAAACTTTGTCTCCCTTGAAATCAATGACTTTGGAAAAATATACTGGGATAATACAATTTCCAGAACATCCCTTGATACTCATTACATTTTCGAAGGCGTGGAGGTAGCAGGCTTTTTTGATTCACTTTATTTTGACATTGGAAGTTCCGAAAATTTGCGCGACAAATTCATTTCAAGAAAAAATCTAAGTCAACATCAAACCATTCTTCCATATAGCATTAATATTTTCGCACATTATCATTGGAAGAATAAAAAAATTTATTCAAACATCAATTGTAGAGTATATCCTGAATCTTTCTTCGTAGGAAGCGTGGACGTAGAAACTTATTATAAATACAACAAGCACATTAATGCTGGAGTAATCATAGGAACTGGGTGGAACCAAATGATTTACGGCGGGGTTGGCCTTCATGGTTATATTGGACGATCCAATATTTACTTCATAAGATTCAATTCAATGGTCAATGCCTTTTATAACAATTCTCCACTTGGTCCAGTTGGGGAACTCAGATATGTTAGAATTCTGAAATAAACTAAATTTTATTTAGTACCAATAAAAAATAAATCCAAACACTTATCATCGCAACTAAGCAGTTTAAAGTCGTTGATTCCAATTCTCTTAGTCAATTCTGAATTTGCCTTTGCCAATTTTTTTCGATTCATGCGATTCAATAGATCATAAGGAATTTTAAGCATAAATCTAGGAAGTTTGTATTGAAGATTGAAAAGATCAAAGCGTGTGATTTTCCGAATTTGTTTTTTATTTTCTTCAATGTACTCATTGACTAATTTCGAACCATAGGTACCTTTTGTTTCAACTTTACAAAAACCTTGACCTATCATCAGATGGTATAACCCTTCTGGAGTATATTCTCTTACATGCCACGGATTCCTTGTCAGACTTTGCGATATATTGGGAGTAGTAATCAGCGCTTTTCCACCAGGTTTTAGAACCCGGACAATTTCCTTCAAAAAAAGTCCATCATTTTCAATATGTTCAATGACCTGAAAGCTTACTACAAAATCAAATTGATTATCTTCAAAAGCATCCAATGGTGGAATGGTCATTTGTTTAAAATTGACATTCGGATATTTTGAAAAATCAATCCCACAATCAAATTTATCAATCGTTGTTAATTGTTCACAATGACTGGCCATCCATTCAACTCCCAATCCAGAGCCAGTGCCTATTTCCAATACGGCCCCCGATAAATATTCCTTTGCTACATGGTAAGCAAACATGCATCTTTGAAACACATAATTATCCATTAGATTTTCCCCTGACACTCGTTCTGCGGTCTCTGACATTGAGTTAAACTTTTGAAATTACATAAATTAATGAACTGCTTTTTCGGTTGTCGAACAAACTTAAAACTTGCCCAATGAATCCAACAATAATGCCTTTTATAAAATAGAATCCACTCTTTAAATTTTTTTCACTTAACATACTTACATAATAACCGTCCATCGGCATCGACTTAATTTGAATAATTTTCAAATTGTGTGTAAGTAATAAGCGCTCGAGAGATCCAATATTGAAATGCCATAAATGTCTTGGAACATCCCATCCTGCCCAAAATCTCTGATAATGTTTTGCATCATAAGACTGTGAATTAGGAACGGCCACCACCAATATGCCATCATCAAATAACAAGTTTCCTATTTTATCTAAAATAATTGGCAAATCATATACATGTTCTAGCACATGCCACATGGTGATTGCATTGAACTTTTCCGCAGAAGGAAAATTGTCTAAATACTCTGGTGATTGTACTTCTAACCCAAATTTTTCTTTACAATATGCTCTTGCCTGATCACTTATTTCAATTCCTGATACTTCCCAATTGTTTTGAAGAAGTTCATTCATAAAATACCCTGTGCCAGAACCGATATCAAGTGCTTTTCTTCCTTTAGTCCATCTTTCCAATAGCCGTCTCTTTCTCCCAAGCATAATGGATCTCACAAAATGGTATAAATAATTGAACAAACCTTTTCTAGAATCAGTATGAGAAATGTATTGATCGCTTTTATAATAAAACCCTGCATCCATTTCATGAGGAGGATTGCGCGTAAATTTTAAATTGCATTGATTGCACTCTGCTATGGTAAAAGATTCTAAGCTGAAATTAAAGTCCATCGTTTCTAAAATATTGTCAACCTCCAAACTATTGCAGATGGGACAAACGAGATGATTGAGCTTGTGGGCGCTTACTTTGATCATATTAGAACACTTCTGAAAGTTTTAATTCATTTTGCAACTTTCTTGATAAGCCAAAACTTGGACACTTAATTTGCAATGGCTATAATTTTAATTTCAACGCGTTGATTTCGAAGACGACCGGCGACAGTGTCGTTGGAAGCGATAGGTTCTCTCTTTCCATATCCTCGATGTGAAATTTGTTCGAAAGGTATCCCATTGTT
This window of the Saprospiraceae bacterium genome carries:
- a CDS encoding NAD(P)-dependent glycerol-3-phosphate dehydrogenase produces the protein MHSTNKNKAGVIGAGSFGTTVSTLLAHNSDVLVYTRRQEVVNKINNEGAHFGIKLSPRIKATSDLEEITSQCNLIFPIVPSEKFRETMQSLGPHLNPGHILIHGTKGLDLSKINIKDLAKINISRKDIHTMSEVIRQESCVSRVGCLAGPNLYKEILQGQPTACVIASEFDEVIKVGSEYLSSKYFFVFGSYDLVGAEMAGALKNIIALAAGMLFGKGLGKNIQAMLITRGLREMIELGRAMGATHRSFLGTAGIGDLIATATSENSRNFQFGFRFSKGETMEQIISSMDETIEGLRTTRIAHQLAKNYQIRVPIIQMIYSVLFEGIELEKAIQFLMRYPYLPDVDFI
- a CDS encoding class I SAM-dependent methyltransferase, whose amino-acid sequence is MSETAERVSGENLMDNYVFQRCMFAYHVAKEYLSGAVLEIGTGSGLGVEWMASHCEQLTTIDKFDCGIDFSKYPNVNFKQMTIPPLDAFEDNQFDFVVSFQVIEHIENDGLFLKEIVRVLKPGGKALITTPNISQSLTRNPWHVREYTPEGLYHLMIGQGFCKVETKGTYGSKLVNEYIEENKKQIRKITRFDLFNLQYKLPRFMLKIPYDLLNRMNRKKLAKANSELTKRIGINDFKLLSCDDKCLDLFFIGTK
- a CDS encoding class I SAM-dependent methyltransferase → MDAGFYYKSDQYISHTDSRKGLFNYLYHFVRSIMLGRKRRLLERWTKGRKALDIGSGTGYFMNELLQNNWEVSGIEISDQARAYCKEKFGLEVQSPEYLDNFPSAEKFNAITMWHVLEHVYDLPIILDKIGNLLFDDGILVVAVPNSQSYDAKHYQRFWAGWDVPRHLWHFNIGSLERLLLTHNLKIIQIKSMPMDGYYVSMLSEKNLKSGFYFIKGIIVGFIGQVLSLFDNRKSSSLIYVISKV